In Plutella xylostella chromosome 3, ilPluXylo3.1, whole genome shotgun sequence, the following proteins share a genomic window:
- the LOC119693448 gene encoding ice-structuring glycoprotein isoform X5, producing MRIVYLLCLLCLCMVSAKYLPNESSGSRALLSRHARSASDESHENKSVEEHDEDEDNSAEESRRKEQERRLEKIEKERKKLLEKQEKEQRKQEEKQRKQAEKQAERQRKQEEKERKQQEKQEKEERKREEKIRKLLEKLEEETREREEKVAEQNQKASEESVEVQDLWKNHIYQKYGLTPTSTKAEKKAVLNDYLGLTINSTKLDRREAVLNLIKTMQENATAQEELKNVLVPRLNEIAVQQLRTELEQKIEKLDNKSALLSNAPQPWGPVAVQQIEQRRGFLQAVSQLLSTVFPFWNSQPAANSTVVDGSSGPSVASPSSDTTSASAGAPADGSTASGASAGTPASSNTGASNAAGAPTDAAAPAAGSAPIDFLSAPAAGSAPTAGAPTSAGAASSASSAPASGAPTNGAAPATGASDSAAPAATDASAPVAAGANDASAPVAAGATDASAPVSTGATGAAAPVTAGATDAAAPAAAGATDASAPVAGAATDAAAPAAAGATDAAAPVSTGATGAAAPATAGATDVSAPVTTGATDAAVPVAAGATDASAPAAAGTTNAAAPAAAGATDASAPVAAGATNTAAPAAAGATDAAAPATAGATDASAPVAPGATDASAPVAAGATDAAAPATSVATDASAPVTTGATGAAAPAAAGATDASAPVAAGATDAAAPATSVATDASAPVTTGATGAAAPAAAGATDASAPVAAGATDAAAPATSVATDASAPAAAGSTDTAAPAAAGATDASAPVAAGATDAAAPVAAPIDAAAPATTGATDASAPVAAGATGAATPAAAGATDAAAPATSVATDASAPVAAGATGAAAPATGVSDTAAPAAAGETDASAPATAGATDAVAPATAGATDATAPASTVATNTSTPVSAGATGTPAASAAPTDAAAPAAAGATDAAAPATSVATDASAPVAPGATDAAAPVAAPTDAAASPAAAAPTDAAASPAAGAPADAAAAPTDAAASPAAAAPTDAAASPAAAAPTDAAATPTDVAASPAAVAPTDAAAAPTDVAASPANAAASPAAVAPTDAAATPTDAASIPAAATPTDAAAAPAAGAPTDAATPAVDAPTDAAAAPADAAATPTDVAASPAAVAPTDAAPADAAASPSAAAPTDVAASPAAGAPTDAATPTDAAASPAAAGPTDAAVAPADVAAAPADAAAAPTDAAATPTDAAAPTDAAAAPAAGAPTDAAAPTDAAAAPADAAAAPTDAAAAPTDAAAAPTDAAAAPTDAATSPAAGAPTDAAAPVGAPTDAAAAPVASAPADASTVNAAAPAAPEAVAGNPAGSPTSSPIVAGTEPEGSGSGPTDNVPTTTEAATEAVTEAVTEAATEAATEAVTDAPAGVTNAQETTTQSPAVDTTTNVPVDGNTVGNTPVTDEPTTLSPTTVSVDSIVIPQEPGADAVAYDVVY from the exons ATGAGGAttgtatacttattatgtttg TTATGCCTGTGCATGGTGAGTGCGAAATACTTACCAAACGAATCGAGTGGCTCCAGGGCCCTCTTGTCAAGACACGCGCGTTCTGCGTCCGACGAGTCGCATGAGAACAAGTCGGTTGAAGAACACGACGAAGATGAAGACAACTCAGCAGAAGAAAGCCGCAGGAAGGAACAAGAACGGCGGTTAGAAAAGATCGAGAAAGAACGCAAGAAGCTTCTGGAGAAGCAGGAGAAAGAACAGAGGAAACAAGAAGAGAAACAGCGAAAACAAGCTGAAAAACAAGCTGAGAGACAGCGCAAGCAGGAGGAGAAAGAAAGGAAACAACAAGAGAAGCAAGAAAAGGAGGAGCGCAAACGCGAAGAGAAGATCCGCAAATTGCTAGAGAAATTGGAAGAGGAGACCAGGGAACGTGAAGAGAAAGTTGCTGAACAAAACCAAAAGGCTTCGGAAGAGTCAGTGGAGGTCCAAGATTTATGGAAGAACCACATTTACCAGAAATACGGTTTGACCCCTACCAGCACAAAGGCCGAGAAGAAGGCAGTCCTCAACGACTACCTTGGGTTGACTATCAACAGCACCAAATTGGACAGACGCGAAGCCGTGTTGAATCTCATCAAGACCATGCAAGAAAACGCGACAGCCCAGGAGGAATTAAAGAACGTATTGGTACCTCGTCTCAACGAGATCGCAGTCCAGCAGCTCCGCACTGAACTGGAACAGAAAATTGAGAAACTGGATAACAAGTCTGCACTATTGAGCAATGCCCCTCAGCCATGGGGCCCCGTGGCCGTGCAGCAGATTGAGCAGAGACGAGGCTTCCTCCAGGCCGTGTCGCAGCTGTTGTCTACCGTGTTCCCGTTCTGGAATTCTCAGCCGGCCGCGAACTCCACCGTTGTTGATGGTTCAAGTGGACCATCTGTAGCGTCTCCTAGCTCTGACACTACTAGCGCCTCTGCTGGTGCCCCCGCTGATGGCTCAACTGCCTCAGGCGCGTCCGCTGGTACACCTGCCTCTTCTAACACTGGTGCCTCCAACGCCGCCGGGGCTCCCACGGACGCCGCTGCTCCTGCTGCTGGCAGCGCCCCTATTGACTTCTTATCAGCCCCAGCTGCCGGGTCTGCTCCTACTGCAGGAGCTCCCACTAGTGCCGGAGCTGCCTCTAGTGCCTCATCAGCACCTGCCTCCGGAGCCCCCACTAACGGAGCTGCCCCAGCCACCGGAGCCTCAGACTCTGCGGCTCCTGCTGCCACTGACGCATCTGCCCCGGTTGCTGCTGGAGCCAATGACGCATCCGCCCCGGTCGCAGCTGGAGCCACTGACGCATCTGCCCCGGTCTCTACCGGAGCCACTGGTGCTGCTGCCCCTGTCACCGCTGGAGCCACCGACGCCGCTGCTCCTGCTGCTGCTGGAGCTACTGACGCATCTGCCCCAGTCGCTGGTGCAGCCACTGACGCTGCTGCCCCCGCTGCTGCTGGTGCCACTGACGCCGCTGCCCCGGTCTCTACCGGAGCCACTGGCGCTGCTGCCCCTGCCACCGCTGGAGCCACTGACGTATCTGCCCCGGTCACTACCGGAGCCACTGACGCCGCTGTCCCGGTCGCTGCCGGAGCCACTGACGCATCTGCCCCGGCTGCTGCCGGTACCACTAACGCAGCTGCCCCTGCAGCTGCTGGAGCTACTGACGCATCCGCCCCGGTCGCTGCCGGTGCAACTAACACCGCTGCCCCTGCTGCTGCTGGAGCCACTGACGCCGCAGCCCCCGCCACCGCTGGAGCTACTGACGCATCTGCCCCAGTCGCTCCTGGTGCCACTGATGCATCTGCCCCAGTCGCTGCCGGAGCCACTGACGCTGCTGCCCCGGCCACCTCTGTAGCCACTGACGCATCTGCCCCGGTCACTACCGGAGCTACTGGTGCCGCTGCCCCTGCTGCTGCTGGAGCCACTGACGCATCTGCCCCAGTCGCTGCCGGAGCCACTGACGCTGCTGCCCCGGCCACCTCTGTAGCCACTGACGCATCTGCCCCGGTCACTACCGGAGCTACTGGTGCCGCTGCCCCTGCTGCTGCTGGAGCCACTGACGCATCTGCCCCAGTCGCTGCCGGAGCCACAGACGCTGCTGCCCCGGCCACCTCTGTAGCCACTGACGCATCTGCCCCGGCTGCTGCTGGATCCACTGACACCGCTGCTCCTGCTGCTGCTGGAGCCACTGACGCATCTGCCCCAGTCGCTGCTGGAGCCACAGACGCCGCTGCCCCGGTCGCTGCTCCCATTGACGCCGCTGCCCCCGCCACCACTGGAGCCACTGACGCGTCTGCCCCAGTAGCTGCTGGAGCCACTGGCGCCGCCACCCCTGCTGCTGCCGGAGCCACTGACGCTGCTGCCCCTGCCACCTCTGTAGCCACTGACGCATCTGCCCCGGTCGCTGCTGGAGCCACTGGCGCTGCTGCCCCTGCCACCGGAGTCTCAGACACTGCGGCTCCTGCTGCTGCTGGAGAAACAGACGCATCTGCCCCTGCCACCGCTGGAGCCACTGACGCTGTTGCCCCTGCCACCGCTGGAGCCACTGACGCCACCGCGCCTGCTTCTACTGTAGCCACCAACACCTCTACTCCAGTATCTGCTGGAGCCACTGGCACTCCCGCTGCCTCCGCAGCCCCTACTGACGCCGCTGCCCCTGCTGCTGCTGGAGCCACTGACGCTGCTGCCCCTGCCACCTCTGTAGCTACTGACGCATCTGCCCCGGTCGCTCCCGGTGCA ACTGACGCTGCTGCCCCGGTCGCTGCTCCCACTGATGCCGCTGCCTCACCCGCGGCTGCTGCCCCTACTGACGCCGCTGCTTCACCCGCGGCCGGTGCTCCCGCTGACGCCGCTGCCGCTCCCACTGACGCCGCTGCCTCACCCGCCGCTGCCGCTCCCACTGACGCCGCTGCTTCACCCGCGGCCGCTGCTCCCACTGACGCCGCTGCCACCCCCACTGACGTAGCTGCCTCACCCGCGGCTGTCGCTCCCACTGATGCCGCTGCCGCCCCCACTGACGTAGCTGCCTCTCCGGCTAACGCCGCTGCCTCGCCTGCGGCTGTCGCTCCCACTGACGCCGCTGCCACTCCCACTGACGCCGCCTCCATACCCGCGGCTGCCACTCCCACTGACGCCGCTGCCGCTCCTGCTGCTGGTGCCCCAACTGACGCAGCCACCCCCGCCGTAGATGCCCCCACTGACGCCGCTGCAGCTCCCGCTGACGCCGCTGCCACTCCCACTGACGTAGCTGCCTCACCTGCGGCTGTCGCTCCCACTGACGCCGCTCCCGCTGACGCCGCTGCGTCACCCTCGGCTGCTGCTCCCACTGACGTAGCTGCTTCACCTGCTGCTGGTGCCCCAACTGACGCTGCCACTCCCACTGACGCCGCTGCCTCACCCGCCGCTGCCGGTCCCACTGACGCCGCTGTCGCTCCCGCTGACGTCGCTGCAGCTCCCGCTGATGCCGCTGCCGCTCCCACTGACGCCGCTGCCACTCCCACTGACGCTGCCGCTCCCACTGACGCTGCCGCAGCTCCTGCTGCTGGTGCCCCAACTGACGCTGCCGCCCCCACTGACGCCGCTGCTGCTCCCGCTGACGCCGCTGCCGCTCCAACTGACGCCGCTGCCGCTCCTACTGACGCCGCTGCCGCTCCTACTGACGCCGCTGCCGCTCCCACTGACGCCGCTACCTCTCCTGCTGCTGGTGCCCCAACTGACGCTGCCGCCCCCGTAGGCGCTCCCACTGACGCCGCTGCAGCTCCCGTTGCAAGCGCTCCCGCTGACGCATCAACTGTCAACGCTGCCGCACCAGCGGCCCCCGAAGCTGTGGCTGGAAACCCCGCGGGCAGTCCTACTAGCAGCCCTATTGTAGCCGGAACCGAACCGGAAGGTTCAGGAAGTGGACC
- the LOC119693448 gene encoding ice-structuring glycoprotein isoform X3, with translation MRIVYLLCLLCLCMVSAKYLPNESSGSRALLSRHARSASDESHENKSVEEHDEDEDNSAEESRRKEQERRLEKIEKERKKLLEKQEKEQRKQEEKQRKQAEKQAERQRKQEEKERKQQEKQEKEERKREEKIRKLLEKLEEETREREEKVAEQNQKASEESVEVQDLWKNHIYQKYGLTPTSTKAEKKAVLNDYLGLTINSTKLDRREAVLNLIKTMQENATAQEELKNVLVPRLNEIAVQQLRTELEQKIEKLDNKSALLSNAPQPWGPVAVQQIEQRRGFLQAVSQLLSTVFPFWNSQPAANSTVVDGSSGPSVASPSSDTTSASAGAPADGSTASGASAGTPASSNTGASNAAGAPTDAAAPAAGSAPIDFLSAPAAGSAPTAGAPTSAGAASSASSAPASGAPTNGAAPATGASDSAAPAATDASAPVAAGATDASAPVSTGATGAAAPVTAGATDAAAPAAAGATDASAPVAGAATDAAAPAAAGATDAAAPVSTGATGAAAPATAGATDVSAPVTTGATDAAVPVAAGATDASAPAAAGTTNAAAPAAAGATDASAPVAAGATNTAAPAAAGATDAAAPATAGATDASAPVAPGATDASAPVAAGATDAAAPATSVATDASAPVTTGATGAAAPAAAGATDASAPVAAGATDAAAPATSVATDASAPVTTGATGAAAPAAAGATDASAPVAAGATDAAAPATSVATDASAPAAAGSTDTAAPAAAGATDASAPVAAGATDAAAPVAAPIDAAAPATTGATDASAPVAAGATGAATPAAAGATDAAAPATSVATDASAPVAAGATGAAAPATGVSDTAAPAAAGETDASAPATAGATDAVAPATAGATDATAPASTVATNTSTPVSAGATGTPAASAAPTDAAAPAAAGATDAAAPATSVATDASAPVAPGATDAAAPVAAPTDAVASPAAVAPTDAAAAPSAAAASTDAAAPVAAPTDAAASPAAAAPTDAAASPAAGAPADAAAAPTDAAASPAAAAPTDAAASPAAAAPTDAAATPTDVAASPAAVAPTDAAAAPTDVAASPANAAASPAAVAPTDAAATPTDAASIPAAATPTDAAAAPAAGAPTDAATPAVDAPTDAAAAPADAAATPTDVAASPAAVAPTDAAPADAAASPSAAAPTDVAASPAAGAPTDAATPTDAAASPAAAGPTDAAVAPADVAAAPADAAAAPTDAAATPTDAAAPTDAAAAPAAGAPTDAAAPTDAAAAPADAAAAPTDAAAAPTDAAAAPTDAAAAPTDAATSPAAGAPTDAAAPVGAPTDAAAAPVASAPADASTVNAAAPAAPEAVAGNPAGSPTSSPIVAGTEPEGSGSGPTDNVPTTTEAATEAVTEAVTEAATEAATEAVTDAPAGVTNAQETTTQSPAVDTTTNVPVDGNTVGNTPVTDEPTTLSPTTVSVDSIVIPQEPGADAVAYDVVY, from the exons ATGAGGAttgtatacttattatgtttg TTATGCCTGTGCATGGTGAGTGCGAAATACTTACCAAACGAATCGAGTGGCTCCAGGGCCCTCTTGTCAAGACACGCGCGTTCTGCGTCCGACGAGTCGCATGAGAACAAGTCGGTTGAAGAACACGACGAAGATGAAGACAACTCAGCAGAAGAAAGCCGCAGGAAGGAACAAGAACGGCGGTTAGAAAAGATCGAGAAAGAACGCAAGAAGCTTCTGGAGAAGCAGGAGAAAGAACAGAGGAAACAAGAAGAGAAACAGCGAAAACAAGCTGAAAAACAAGCTGAGAGACAGCGCAAGCAGGAGGAGAAAGAAAGGAAACAACAAGAGAAGCAAGAAAAGGAGGAGCGCAAACGCGAAGAGAAGATCCGCAAATTGCTAGAGAAATTGGAAGAGGAGACCAGGGAACGTGAAGAGAAAGTTGCTGAACAAAACCAAAAGGCTTCGGAAGAGTCAGTGGAGGTCCAAGATTTATGGAAGAACCACATTTACCAGAAATACGGTTTGACCCCTACCAGCACAAAGGCCGAGAAGAAGGCAGTCCTCAACGACTACCTTGGGTTGACTATCAACAGCACCAAATTGGACAGACGCGAAGCCGTGTTGAATCTCATCAAGACCATGCAAGAAAACGCGACAGCCCAGGAGGAATTAAAGAACGTATTGGTACCTCGTCTCAACGAGATCGCAGTCCAGCAGCTCCGCACTGAACTGGAACAGAAAATTGAGAAACTGGATAACAAGTCTGCACTATTGAGCAATGCCCCTCAGCCATGGGGCCCCGTGGCCGTGCAGCAGATTGAGCAGAGACGAGGCTTCCTCCAGGCCGTGTCGCAGCTGTTGTCTACCGTGTTCCCGTTCTGGAATTCTCAGCCGGCCGCGAACTCCACCGTTGTTGATGGTTCAAGTGGACCATCTGTAGCGTCTCCTAGCTCTGACACTACTAGCGCCTCTGCTGGTGCCCCCGCTGATGGCTCAACTGCCTCAGGCGCGTCCGCTGGTACACCTGCCTCTTCTAACACTGGTGCCTCCAACGCCGCCGGGGCTCCCACGGACGCCGCTGCTCCTGCTGCTGGCAGCGCCCCTATTGACTTCTTATCAGCCCCAGCTGCCGGGTCTGCTCCTACTGCAGGAGCTCCCACTAGTGCCGGAGCTGCCTCTAGTGCCTCATCAGCACCTGCCTCCGGAGCCCCCACTAACGGAGCTGCCCCAGCCACCGGAGCCTCAGACTCTGCGGCTCCTGCTGCCACTGACGCATCT GCCCCGGTCGCAGCTGGAGCCACTGACGCATCTGCCCCGGTCTCTACCGGAGCCACTGGTGCTGCTGCCCCTGTCACCGCTGGAGCCACCGACGCCGCTGCTCCTGCTGCTGCTGGAGCTACTGACGCATCTGCCCCAGTCGCTGGTGCAGCCACTGACGCTGCTGCCCCCGCTGCTGCTGGTGCCACTGACGCCGCTGCCCCGGTCTCTACCGGAGCCACTGGCGCTGCTGCCCCTGCCACCGCTGGAGCCACTGACGTATCTGCCCCGGTCACTACCGGAGCCACTGACGCCGCTGTCCCGGTCGCTGCCGGAGCCACTGACGCATCTGCCCCGGCTGCTGCCGGTACCACTAACGCAGCTGCCCCTGCAGCTGCTGGAGCTACTGACGCATCCGCCCCGGTCGCTGCCGGTGCAACTAACACCGCTGCCCCTGCTGCTGCTGGAGCCACTGACGCCGCAGCCCCCGCCACCGCTGGAGCTACTGACGCATCTGCCCCAGTCGCTCCTGGTGCCACTGATGCATCTGCCCCAGTCGCTGCCGGAGCCACTGACGCTGCTGCCCCGGCCACCTCTGTAGCCACTGACGCATCTGCCCCGGTCACTACCGGAGCTACTGGTGCCGCTGCCCCTGCTGCTGCTGGAGCCACTGACGCATCTGCCCCAGTCGCTGCCGGAGCCACTGACGCTGCTGCCCCGGCCACCTCTGTAGCCACTGACGCATCTGCCCCGGTCACTACCGGAGCTACTGGTGCCGCTGCCCCTGCTGCTGCTGGAGCCACTGACGCATCTGCCCCAGTCGCTGCCGGAGCCACAGACGCTGCTGCCCCGGCCACCTCTGTAGCCACTGACGCATCTGCCCCGGCTGCTGCTGGATCCACTGACACCGCTGCTCCTGCTGCTGCTGGAGCCACTGACGCATCTGCCCCAGTCGCTGCTGGAGCCACAGACGCCGCTGCCCCGGTCGCTGCTCCCATTGACGCCGCTGCCCCCGCCACCACTGGAGCCACTGACGCGTCTGCCCCAGTAGCTGCTGGAGCCACTGGCGCCGCCACCCCTGCTGCTGCCGGAGCCACTGACGCTGCTGCCCCTGCCACCTCTGTAGCCACTGACGCATCTGCCCCGGTCGCTGCTGGAGCCACTGGCGCTGCTGCCCCTGCCACCGGAGTCTCAGACACTGCGGCTCCTGCTGCTGCTGGAGAAACAGACGCATCTGCCCCTGCCACCGCTGGAGCCACTGACGCTGTTGCCCCTGCCACCGCTGGAGCCACTGACGCCACCGCGCCTGCTTCTACTGTAGCCACCAACACCTCTACTCCAGTATCTGCTGGAGCCACTGGCACTCCCGCTGCCTCCGCAGCCCCTACTGACGCCGCTGCCCCTGCTGCTGCTGGAGCCACTGACGCTGCTGCCCCTGCCACCTCTGTAGCTACTGACGCATCTGCCCCGGTCGCTCCCGGTGCAACTGACGCCGCTGCCCCCGTCGCTGCTCCTACTGACGCAGTTGCCTCACCCGCGGCTGTTGCTCCCACTGACGCCGCTGCCGCTCCCAGTGCCGCCGCAGCCTCTACTGACGCTGCTGCCCCGGTCGCTGCTCCCACTGATGCCGCTGCCTCACCCGCGGCTGCTGCCCCTACTGACGCCGCTGCTTCACCCGCGGCCGGTGCTCCCGCTGACGCCGCTGCCGCTCCCACTGACGCCGCTGCCTCACCCGCCGCTGCCGCTCCCACTGACGCCGCTGCTTCACCCGCGGCCGCTGCTCCCACTGACGCCGCTGCCACCCCCACTGACGTAGCTGCCTCACCCGCGGCTGTCGCTCCCACTGATGCCGCTGCCGCCCCCACTGACGTAGCTGCCTCTCCGGCTAACGCCGCTGCCTCGCCTGCGGCTGTCGCTCCCACTGACGCCGCTGCCACTCCCACTGACGCCGCCTCCATACCCGCGGCTGCCACTCCCACTGACGCCGCTGCCGCTCCTGCTGCTGGTGCCCCAACTGACGCAGCCACCCCCGCCGTAGATGCCCCCACTGACGCCGCTGCAGCTCCCGCTGACGCCGCTGCCACTCCCACTGACGTAGCTGCCTCACCTGCGGCTGTCGCTCCCACTGACGCCGCTCCCGCTGACGCCGCTGCGTCACCCTCGGCTGCTGCTCCCACTGACGTAGCTGCTTCACCTGCTGCTGGTGCCCCAACTGACGCTGCCACTCCCACTGACGCCGCTGCCTCACCCGCCGCTGCCGGTCCCACTGACGCCGCTGTCGCTCCCGCTGACGTCGCTGCAGCTCCCGCTGATGCCGCTGCCGCTCCCACTGACGCCGCTGCCACTCCCACTGACGCTGCCGCTCCCACTGACGCTGCCGCAGCTCCTGCTGCTGGTGCCCCAACTGACGCTGCCGCCCCCACTGACGCCGCTGCTGCTCCCGCTGACGCCGCTGCCGCTCCAACTGACGCCGCTGCCGCTCCTACTGACGCCGCTGCCGCTCCTACTGACGCCGCTGCCGCTCCCACTGACGCCGCTACCTCTCCTGCTGCTGGTGCCCCAACTGACGCTGCCGCCCCCGTAGGCGCTCCCACTGACGCCGCTGCAGCTCCCGTTGCAAGCGCTCCCGCTGACGCATCAACTGTCAACGCTGCCGCACCAGCGGCCCCCGAAGCTGTGGCTGGAAACCCCGCGGGCAGTCCTACTAGCAGCCCTATTGTAGCCGGAACCGAACCGGAAGGTTCAGGAAGTGGACC